In Ignavibacteriota bacterium, one genomic interval encodes:
- a CDS encoding HypC/HybG/HupF family hydrogenase formation chaperone: MNLLTGQIEEIYIENGTTYGRVNVNGAYKRVPLFFLLEAKVGDTVLIEAGVGISIYQEETETDYVFSDTGKSRLN, from the coding sequence ATGAATTTACTCACAGGACAAATTGAAGAAATCTATATCGAGAACGGGACTACGTACGGCAGGGTAAACGTCAACGGAGCGTATAAGCGGGTGCCGTTATTTTTCCTTCTCGAGGCAAAGGTCGGCGACACGGTTTTAATTGAAGCGGGCGTCGGCATATCCATTTATCAGGAAGAAACAGAAACTGACTATGTGTTTAGCGATACCGGGAAAAGTCGTCTCAATTGA
- the hypD gene encoding hydrogenase formation protein HypD, translating into MKFIDEYRNAGAAQAIASAIASLTTRPWTIMEICGGQTHTIVKYGIESLLPKEISLVHGPGCPVCVTPIEMIDKAIAIASMPDVILTSFGDMLRVPGSQKDLLTVKAEGGTVRIVYSPLDALTIAQKNPDKQVVFFAVGFETTAPANAMAVYQAKRLGINNFSILCSHVLVPPAIEAILSSPQNLVRGFLAAGHVCTVMGYEEYIPLSKKYRVPIVVTGFEPVDILQGIYMTIKQLEEGCCEVENQYARAVRREGNIPAKQLLEEVFETTDRKWRGIGEIPVSGYKLRAEYEAFDAEKRFRVSGSGFQESPLCIAGMVLQGLKKPHECSAFRNECTPERPLGAPMVSSEGACAAYYQYKPFFKNNC; encoded by the coding sequence ATGAAATTCATTGATGAATACAGAAACGCAGGTGCGGCGCAGGCAATCGCAAGCGCGATTGCCTCCCTCACCACGCGCCCGTGGACAATCATGGAAATCTGCGGCGGACAAACGCACACGATTGTGAAGTATGGAATCGAGTCGTTACTGCCGAAAGAAATTTCACTCGTTCACGGACCGGGCTGTCCGGTCTGTGTTACTCCGATTGAGATGATTGACAAAGCAATCGCCATCGCTTCCATGCCTGATGTTATCCTCACTTCGTTCGGCGATATGCTTCGCGTTCCCGGTTCACAAAAAGATTTACTCACCGTCAAAGCGGAAGGCGGAACGGTTCGCATTGTGTATTCGCCGCTCGATGCTCTAACCATCGCTCAGAAAAATCCTGACAAACAGGTAGTCTTTTTTGCTGTCGGGTTTGAAACAACCGCGCCCGCAAATGCGATGGCGGTGTATCAGGCAAAGCGGCTTGGTATCAACAACTTTTCGATTCTCTGCTCGCATGTTCTCGTCCCTCCTGCGATTGAAGCGATTCTCTCCTCACCGCAGAATCTTGTCCGGGGATTTCTCGCGGCGGGACATGTTTGCACGGTCATGGGGTACGAAGAATATATTCCTCTTTCAAAAAAGTATCGCGTCCCAATTGTTGTTACCGGCTTTGAACCGGTGGATATTCTTCAGGGAATTTATATGACAATCAAACAACTGGAAGAAGGGTGTTGCGAAGTGGAAAATCAATATGCCCGCGCTGTTCGCCGCGAGGGAAACATTCCTGCAAAACAACTCCTCGAAGAAGTGTTTGAAACAACAGACAGAAAGTGGCGCGGAATCGGAGAAATTCCGGTAAGTGGTTACAAACTCAGGGCGGAGTATGAAGCGTTTGATGCAGAAAAGCGGTTCCGGGTTTCAGGTTCCGGGTTTCAGGAATCTCCGCTTTGCATTGCGGGGATGGTGCTTCAGGGATTGAAGAAACCGCACGAATGTTCCGCGTTCAGAAACGAGTGTACGCC
- a CDS encoding type II toxin-antitoxin system MqsA family antitoxin, whose product MNNRCPLCGGTKEKGNTTFTVDYTTGVIVVRNVPALVCSQCGEEWIDNNTSTQLEEITRDARTAMKQVEVLDFTAVAVA is encoded by the coding sequence ATGAACAACAGATGTCCGCTATGTGGAGGAACAAAAGAAAAGGGGAATACCACCTTCACAGTAGATTACACAACTGGTGTGATTGTAGTGCGTAATGTCCCCGCCTTAGTTTGCTCGCAATGTGGTGAAGAATGGATTGATAACAACACCTCGACCCAATTAGAAGAAATAACACGAGACGCGCGCACTGCTATGAAGCAAGTCGAAGTGCTCGATTTTACGGCTGTAGCCGTGGCGTGA
- a CDS encoding DUF4292 domain-containing protein, with product MKETTSQPITAEEVFQRVIERNNSVRTLQSSGNISVDSPELSNSGAFQLSLKKPDSLLLEIRGPFGIHVGTLSLTKTFFQFYSALENQAVVGSPDSSSLLSILHVALPVEQILDAFTGAFPIITDSMIRFSKTEEEYLMAFYRNGKTIEYRIDAETFIITDYLVKDSEDKVLYKAEASRITAGSDVSTPSVLKISFPDDGRSISLVYRKVEINEEVDCSFTLPEHVKVIRK from the coding sequence ATGAAAGAGACAACAAGTCAGCCGATAACCGCTGAGGAAGTGTTTCAGCGTGTCATTGAACGAAACAATTCGGTTCGCACGTTGCAATCGAGCGGCAACATTTCAGTTGACAGTCCCGAACTTTCCAACAGCGGAGCGTTTCAACTTTCACTGAAGAAGCCCGATTCGCTGTTGCTTGAGATTCGGGGACCGTTCGGGATTCATGTCGGAACACTTTCACTCACGAAAACTTTTTTTCAATTTTACAGCGCATTGGAGAATCAGGCAGTTGTCGGCTCGCCCGATTCCTCTTCATTACTTTCGATTCTTCATGTCGCTCTTCCGGTCGAACAGATTCTCGATGCGTTCACCGGCGCATTTCCCATCATTACTGATTCAATGATTCGCTTTTCCAAAACCGAAGAAGAATATCTGATGGCATTTTATCGAAATGGAAAAACAATCGAGTATAGGATTGATGCAGAAACATTTATCATCACAGATTATTTGGTGAAGGATAGTGAGGATAAAGTGCTGTACAAAGCGGAAGCATCGCGCATCACGGCGGGAAGTGATGTCTCCACGCCGTCTGTTCTGAAAATATCTTTTCCCGATGACGGACGAAGTATTTCGCTTGTCTATAGAAAAGTAGAAATCAATGAAGAGGTGGATTGTTCGTTCACGCTCCCTGAACATGTGAAGGTAATTCGGAAGTGA
- the hypB gene encoding hydrogenase nickel incorporation protein HypB, producing the protein MSVITIERKILEKNDEIAGRNRALFAEHGLLVLNVVSSPGSGKTSILERTIEQLRGNISLAVIEGDVQTDIDAQRVSRLGVPAVQIVTRGGCHLEANLVHDALQNINLSAINLLIIENVGNLVCPANYDLGETMKVVVISTTEGDDKPLKYPNMFRYASVLIINKIDLLPYVNCNIEQLKQNALSVNPNLRVFETSCTTGAGIQSWCEWLLQQTGQK; encoded by the coding sequence ATGAGCGTCATTACCATCGAGCGGAAAATTCTTGAGAAGAACGATGAGATTGCAGGACGCAACCGCGCGCTGTTTGCCGAGCATGGATTGCTCGTGTTGAATGTTGTCAGTTCTCCCGGATCCGGCAAGACAAGCATCCTCGAACGAACGATTGAACAATTGCGCGGCAACATTTCTCTCGCTGTGATTGAAGGAGACGTACAGACTGATATTGACGCACAACGGGTCAGTCGTCTCGGTGTTCCTGCCGTGCAGATTGTTACACGCGGCGGATGTCATCTCGAAGCAAATCTTGTTCACGACGCGTTACAGAACATCAATCTTTCAGCAATCAATCTTTTAATTATCGAAAACGTCGGTAACCTTGTTTGTCCCGCTAATTATGACTTAGGCGAAACGATGAAAGTTGTCGTCATCAGCACAACGGAAGGGGATGATAAACCGCTCAAGTACCCGAATATGTTTCGTTACGCTTCTGTCCTTATTATCAATAAAATTGATTTGCTTCCGTACGTGAACTGCAACATCGAACAACTGAAACAGAACGCACTCTCCGTCAATCCAAACTTACGTGTGTTTGAAACTTCCTGCACAACAGGTGCGGGAATTCAATCATGGTGCGAATGGCTTCTTCAACAAACAGGTCAGAAATGA
- a CDS encoding HypC/HybG/HupF family hydrogenase formation chaperone, translating into MCLAIPGKVVSIERERSPLMGTVNFGGIQKQVCLDLVPDVRLGEYVIVHVGFAISKMDEHEAQETLKLFEEIDGLDELRISDG; encoded by the coding sequence ATGTGTTTAGCGATACCGGGAAAAGTCGTCTCAATTGAACGCGAGCGTTCTCCGCTCATGGGAACGGTGAACTTCGGCGGCATTCAAAAACAGGTCTGCCTCGACCTCGTCCCTGACGTGCGGCTCGGCGAGTATGTCATCGTCCACGTCGGCTTCGCCATCAGCAAGATGGATGAACACGAAGCGCAGGAAACGTTAAAACTGTTTGAAGAGATTGATGGATTGGATGAATTGAGGATTTCTGATGGATAA
- a CDS encoding hydrogenase maturation nickel metallochaperone HypA codes for MHEMSVAQNILSIIQHQLSEEQMRNALLIHLRIGDAAGIVPESLEFCFNAITAESPLHSATLSIERIPLQLHCNTCNTDSISESGMFLCQQCGASDINVIAGTELQLVDIELNDAIEESA; via the coding sequence ATGCACGAAATGTCTGTCGCTCAAAATATTCTCAGCATCATTCAACACCAACTTTCTGAAGAACAGATGCGAAACGCTTTGCTCATTCATTTGCGGATTGGCGATGCGGCAGGCATTGTTCCGGAATCTCTTGAATTTTGTTTCAACGCGATAACGGCTGAATCTCCTCTCCACTCTGCCACACTTTCCATCGAACGTATTCCGCTTCAACTTCATTGCAATACGTGTAACACAGACTCAATTTCAGAATCAGGAATGTTTCTCTGTCAACAATGCGGAGCGAGTGATATCAACGTCATTGCAGGAACAGAATTACAACTTGTTGACATCGAACTGAATGACGCAATCGAGGAGTCGGCATGA
- a CDS encoding peptidoglycan DD-metalloendopeptidase family protein: MKSYSLFVVLMLMVVCFASAQTDIQSSQSDLNKLRREIEQIEKKIQEKEKKEKATLDLLDQYDRQANLIRKLIKALHKKERDLENDIEATRRSIRSLTKQLTSLKQQYAKYVTRLYKYGRSHDLELLLASKSFNQSLIRSEYLRRFSEQRKKDLSNIVLQRDEIEKENIKLNQQLDEQQDFIKQKKKEENTLADNVKKRRKALAQVRKDKNNLQKDANRITADAKKLEQLIAKLIEAERVRKLREEELAKANKQPPPVPSTTGKSFVNLRRALPWPVASGKIIGRFGNQQNKQLGTVTQNTGIDVAVPVGTQVTSVAAGEVSLISWLPSFGNLVIVDHSDGFRTVYAHLSEISVNEGEKVQQKSLLGRSGESVEGAVLHFEVWKDREKQNPEQWLNPRGLNTR, translated from the coding sequence GTGAAGTCTTATTCATTGTTCGTTGTTTTGATGTTGATGGTTGTCTGTTTCGCATCAGCGCAGACCGACATTCAATCCAGTCAATCCGACCTGAACAAACTCCGTCGGGAAATAGAACAAATCGAAAAGAAAATTCAGGAGAAGGAGAAGAAAGAAAAGGCAACACTTGACCTTCTCGACCAGTATGACAGGCAGGCGAATCTCATCAGAAAACTCATCAAAGCGCTGCACAAAAAAGAACGTGATTTGGAAAACGACATTGAAGCAACACGCCGCTCGATTCGTTCTTTGACGAAGCAACTCACCTCACTCAAACAGCAATACGCAAAGTATGTTACGCGGCTCTACAAGTATGGACGTTCGCACGATTTGGAGTTACTGCTCGCCTCGAAGTCGTTCAACCAATCGCTTATCCGTTCGGAATATTTGAGGAGATTTTCTGAACAAAGGAAAAAAGATTTGAGTAACATTGTCCTTCAGCGGGATGAAATCGAAAAAGAAAATATCAAACTCAATCAGCAACTCGACGAGCAACAGGATTTCATCAAACAAAAAAAGAAAGAGGAGAACACCTTAGCCGATAACGTGAAGAAGCGGCGTAAGGCGCTTGCGCAGGTGCGGAAGGATAAGAACAATCTCCAGAAGGATGCAAACCGGATTACCGCCGATGCAAAGAAACTTGAACAACTCATTGCAAAATTAATTGAAGCGGAGCGGGTAAGGAAACTGCGCGAAGAAGAACTTGCCAAGGCGAACAAACAGCCACCGCCGGTTCCTTCGACGACGGGGAAATCATTCGTCAATCTTCGCCGTGCGTTGCCGTGGCCCGTTGCAAGCGGAAAAATTATCGGACGGTTCGGCAATCAGCAGAACAAACAACTCGGAACGGTAACGCAAAATACCGGCATTGACGTTGCGGTTCCCGTTGGTACGCAGGTAACGTCGGTTGCGGCGGGAGAAGTGTCGCTTATCTCATGGCTTCCGTCGTTCGGCAATCTCGTCATCGTTGACCACTCGGATGGTTTCCGAACTGTGTATGCGCATCTCTCGGAAATCTCCGTGAACGAAGGAGAAAAAGTTCAGCAGAAAAGTTTGCTCGGACGAAGCGGCGAATCGGTTGAAGGCGCGGTGTTGCATTTCGAGGTGTGGAAAGACCGGGAAAAACAAAATCCTGAGCAGTGGCTCAATCCCCGCGGGTTAAACACACGGTAA
- a CDS encoding tetratricopeptide repeat protein, whose protein sequence is MFKHITQWSFIILVAFAIAGCSSSQQTQEDTERKTELRDAALERYLNGQLLDQREEYAAAILEYQDALRFFEEPAIYFALAKDYALLGKHEQALEAAHNAVRLEPKNIEYREILAEIYMDVSQLNEAAKQIETIIQQDSTRKKSWYNYAQVMLYIAPLKSLEVCEQILERFGPDDHIYIQMVQLYSALGNLPKAAEAMKGMLALNHANFEIKKSLGDLYMEMDSVDAALSLFDELVELHPENVVLRASIAHAYLVKRDYAKAQEQFDSLITRDTLSIDDQLEFGKVFITFVERDSVVIPLAEEMFQGMLKQYPDDWRPYWFLGAIANVKREDSISVVYFKKVTELAKWNADGWVGVASVWFDKGELQKALDVLEEAKKNVKEEFRVEFIYGLTLQRLKRPTDAALALERAIAINPKNADALSALGLVYDELKRHPDSDTMYERALRLSPNNSLVLNNYGYSLADRNEQLERAETMLKKALEQQPNNQSYLDSMGWIYFRLGNYEEAERYIKKAIDLGTNSAVVFEHLGDVYAKMNQKEKAQEYWKKALDLDSNNQVLKDKIQRGEL, encoded by the coding sequence ATGTTCAAACACATCACACAATGGAGTTTCATTATCCTCGTTGCGTTTGCAATCGCGGGATGCTCCTCCTCTCAACAAACTCAGGAAGATACGGAACGAAAAACGGAACTGCGGGACGCCGCGCTTGAACGGTATCTCAACGGTCAACTGCTCGACCAGCGGGAAGAATACGCAGCCGCAATTTTGGAGTATCAGGACGCTCTCCGCTTTTTTGAAGAGCCGGCAATTTACTTCGCGCTTGCAAAAGATTATGCTTTACTCGGCAAGCACGAGCAGGCGCTCGAAGCCGCACACAATGCAGTCCGGTTGGAGCCGAAGAATATCGAGTACCGCGAAATACTTGCAGAAATTTACATGGATGTTTCACAGTTGAATGAGGCAGCAAAACAAATCGAAACCATTATTCAGCAAGATTCTACACGGAAAAAATCGTGGTACAATTATGCTCAAGTGATGTTATACATTGCGCCATTGAAATCTCTGGAAGTGTGCGAGCAGATTTTGGAACGTTTCGGACCGGACGACCATATCTATATTCAAATGGTGCAGTTGTACAGTGCGCTCGGGAATCTCCCCAAAGCGGCAGAGGCGATGAAAGGAATGTTGGCGCTCAATCATGCAAATTTTGAAATAAAAAAATCGCTCGGCGATTTGTACATGGAGATGGACAGCGTAGATGCCGCGCTGAGTTTGTTTGATGAACTTGTCGAACTTCATCCGGAAAATGTCGTGTTGCGCGCTTCCATTGCGCACGCGTATCTCGTGAAGCGCGATTATGCAAAAGCGCAGGAACAGTTCGATTCCCTCATCACCCGTGATACGCTTTCAATTGATGACCAACTTGAATTCGGAAAAGTGTTCATCACGTTTGTCGAGCGCGATTCTGTCGTCATTCCTTTGGCGGAAGAAATGTTTCAGGGAATGTTGAAACAGTACCCGGACGATTGGCGACCGTATTGGTTTCTCGGAGCGATTGCCAATGTGAAACGGGAAGATTCGATATCGGTTGTCTATTTCAAAAAAGTAACTGAATTGGCAAAGTGGAATGCCGACGGTTGGGTTGGCGTTGCCTCCGTGTGGTTTGATAAAGGAGAATTGCAAAAAGCGCTCGATGTTTTGGAAGAAGCGAAGAAGAATGTCAAGGAAGAATTCCGTGTTGAGTTTATTTACGGATTGACATTACAGCGATTGAAACGTCCGACCGATGCCGCGCTTGCTCTCGAACGCGCCATCGCCATCAATCCGAAAAATGCCGATGCATTAAGCGCGCTCGGACTTGTGTATGATGAACTGAAACGCCATCCCGATTCCGACACGATGTACGAACGGGCGTTGCGACTCAGTCCCAATAATTCTCTTGTGCTGAATAATTACGGTTACAGTCTTGCCGACCGTAACGAACAGTTGGAGCGCGCTGAAACGATGTTGAAAAAAGCGCTCGAACAACAACCGAATAACCAGTCGTATCTCGATAGCATGGGATGGATTTATTTCCGTCTCGGAAATTATGAAGAAGCCGAGCGATACATCAAAAAAGCGATTGACCTTGGAACCAACAGCGCAGTCGTCTTCGAGCATTTGGGCGATGTCTATGCAAAGATGAATCAAAAAGAAAAAGCGCAGGAGTATTGGAAGAAAGCGCTCGACCTCGACAGCAACAATCAGGTGTTGAAGGACAAAATTCAGAGGGGAGAATTGTGA
- a CDS encoding carbamoyltransferase HypF, whose amino-acid sequence MASSTNRSEMKSRCKISIRGAVQGVGFRPFIFRLATELGVTGWVLNSSQGVFIEAEGEKTLLDSFLLRIEKEKPPLSFIQSFESSFLDIVGYEQFEIRQSESNGKISALVLPDIATCPDCVKEIFDPSNRRYLYPFTNCTNCGPRFSIIEALPYDRHNTTMKNFEMCDDCRFEYNNPLDRRFHAQPNACPKCGPHLELWNEKGNILSTHHQALLQTAEAIRAGKIVALKGLGGFHLIVDARNEDAIVRLRQRKHREEKSFALMFPSLESIKEVCIVSELEERLLLSPESPVVLLKLIHHGIHGSNRFSQIQQSPSTHITQPKSHIASGVAPRNPYLGVMLPYTPLHHLLLSELGFPVVATSGNLSDEPICIDEHEALKRLQEIADVFFVHNRPIKRHVDDSVVRVMLGRELVMRRARGYAPLPIQCHSESPIPARPAGGYRGEESHSLIAVGAHLKNTVAITSGENVFISQHIGDLETKESFYAFKNVIQDFQMLYDIHPETIVCDLHPDYLSTKYAHQTCNLQPETGNRKLETIQHHYAHIASCMAENQLDGQVLGVSWDGTGFGTDGTIWGGEFLLTNETSFERVATFRAFPLPGGEKAIKEPRRTALGLLYEMYGSDIFSKQKTPSIHSPLLQSFDKDELSLLQTMLEKNINCTATSSVGRLFDSVASLIGVRQRVNFEGQAAMELEFLTDGILTVEHYEFRISDCQLRNKNQFEIGNPQSAIRVDWKPMIENILSDIEENESREIISARFHNTLTEIIIEVAKRIGEERVVLSGGCFQNKYLTERTVTRLRQEGFHPYWHQRVPTNDGGIALGQVYAAMRLQRTQDLQHQKQLEETIV is encoded by the coding sequence ATGGCTTCTTCAACAAACAGGTCAGAAATGAAAAGCCGTTGCAAGATTTCGATTCGAGGAGCGGTGCAAGGCGTTGGATTTCGCCCGTTCATCTTCCGGCTTGCAACAGAACTTGGTGTAACCGGTTGGGTGCTAAACTCTTCGCAAGGAGTTTTTATCGAAGCAGAGGGAGAGAAAACATTGCTTGATTCTTTTTTGTTAAGAATTGAAAAAGAAAAGCCGCCGCTTTCCTTCATTCAAAGTTTTGAATCTTCGTTTCTCGATATTGTTGGCTACGAACAGTTTGAAATCCGGCAGAGCGAAAGCAATGGAAAAATCTCCGCGCTTGTGTTGCCTGATATTGCTACATGTCCTGATTGTGTGAAGGAAATTTTTGACCCATCGAACCGTCGCTACCTCTATCCGTTCACAAACTGCACGAACTGCGGACCACGTTTCTCCATCATCGAAGCATTGCCGTACGACAGGCACAACACAACAATGAAGAACTTTGAAATGTGCGATGACTGCCGGTTCGAGTACAACAATCCGCTCGACAGAAGATTTCATGCACAACCGAACGCCTGTCCCAAGTGCGGTCCACATCTGGAATTGTGGAACGAAAAAGGCAATATTCTTTCAACTCATCATCAGGCATTATTGCAAACGGCAGAAGCAATTCGCGCCGGAAAGATTGTCGCTCTCAAAGGGCTTGGCGGATTCCATCTCATCGTAGATGCACGAAATGAAGATGCTATTGTTCGGCTCCGTCAGCGAAAACACCGGGAAGAAAAATCCTTTGCTCTCATGTTTCCGTCGCTCGAATCAATCAAAGAAGTGTGTATTGTATCCGAACTTGAAGAACGCCTCCTTCTTTCACCTGAATCTCCAGTTGTGCTATTGAAATTAATTCACCACGGAATACACGGATCTAATAGATTTTCACAGATTCAACAATCTCCATCAACCCATATCACACAACCCAAATCTCACATCGCTTCAGGTGTCGCTCCACGCAATCCCTACCTCGGTGTAATGCTTCCCTACACTCCTCTTCACCATCTACTTTTGAGCGAGTTAGGATTTCCTGTTGTCGCCACAAGCGGCAATCTTTCCGATGAACCTATTTGTATTGATGAACATGAAGCATTGAAACGATTGCAAGAAATTGCCGATGTCTTCTTCGTTCACAATCGTCCCATCAAACGACATGTGGATGATTCTGTTGTTCGGGTGATGTTGGGACGTGAATTGGTGATGAGACGTGCACGTGGTTACGCGCCTCTCCCCATCCAATGTCATTCTGAATCCCCGATTCCTGCCCGTCCGGCAGGCGGGTATCGGGGTGAGGAATCTCATTCACTGATAGCTGTCGGCGCTCATCTGAAAAACACCGTCGCTATTACATCAGGTGAAAACGTATTCATCAGCCAGCACATCGGCGATTTGGAAACGAAAGAATCATTCTATGCTTTCAAGAATGTCATTCAAGATTTTCAAATGCTGTACGATATTCATCCCGAAACTATCGTTTGCGACCTGCACCCTGATTACCTCTCAACCAAATATGCTCATCAAACTTGCAACCTGCAACCGGAAACCGGAAACCGAAAACTGGAAACCATTCAACACCATTACGCCCACATCGCTTCCTGCATGGCAGAAAACCAACTCGACGGACAAGTGCTTGGCGTTTCGTGGGATGGGACGGGTTTCGGAACCGATGGAACAATCTGGGGCGGCGAATTTTTGTTGACGAATGAAACATCGTTCGAACGCGTTGCAACATTCAGAGCGTTTCCACTTCCCGGCGGCGAGAAAGCAATCAAAGAACCGAGACGAACTGCGCTCGGCTTACTGTACGAAATGTATGGCAGTGATATTTTCTCAAAACAAAAAACTCCATCAATCCATTCTCCACTACTCCAATCATTCGACAAGGATGAACTTTCTCTTCTTCAAACAATGCTTGAAAAAAACATCAACTGCACGGCAACGTCGAGTGTTGGTCGTCTCTTTGATTCTGTCGCATCGCTGATTGGCGTTCGGCAACGAGTGAATTTTGAAGGGCAAGCGGCGATGGAACTGGAGTTTCTCACGGATGGAATTCTGACAGTTGAACATTATGAATTTCGAATTTCGGATTGCCAATTGCGAAATAAGAATCAATTCGAAATTGGCAATCCGCAATCCGCAATCCGAGTTGATTGGAAACCAATGATTGAAAACATTCTGAGCGACATTGAGGAGAACGAATCCAGGGAAATCATCTCCGCAAGGTTTCACAACACGCTGACAGAAATTATTATCGAAGTTGCAAAGCGAATCGGAGAAGAACGGGTCGTGTTGAGCGGTGGATGTTTTCAGAATAAATATCTGACAGAAAGAACGGTGACACGGTTACGTCAAGAAGGCTTTCATCCATACTGGCATCAGCGCGTGCCAACGAACGACGGAGGCATCGCGCTCGGACAAGTGTACGCGGCAATGCGGTTGCAAAGAACACAGGATTTACAACATCAGAAACAACTTGAAGAAACGATTGTATGA